The following are encoded together in the Clostridium sp. 'White wine YQ' genome:
- a CDS encoding DUF116 domain-containing protein — protein sequence MGKVITYYLGDEKNSAEEYYDVIRRFSKDIIGYIKEAVGVYVENRMEYQNRINPKNLKKKEEYYLEILILGVLWKEYINNAIKSRLLSKTILTRTVYLRVKGKRMKKVRIKIKGFFSTIISKNSKSVRKDVSRSLNNLNKLILWLKATGEFIYEVKCLQEWSDYLKTKDKEEIYEVLTTSINIASEFEEKSKITLGVYTKEVGNFLRETYPTHTWKEDVIYCGKREVQYHLNMVGAEILNRIYREDFLKTDEKRILLPGCMRNNLEEECRGIRTENGYVCINCKNDCAVSKLSLMGKKYGVRVFVIPHESLIYENTRIEDRSIGIIGVACVLNLISGGMKAKSIGFIPQCVILNYCGCKNHWDEEGIITNLDINKLFKILAISDTSSEINIK from the coding sequence ATGGGGAAAGTAATAACATATTATCTGGGTGATGAGAAAAATTCAGCTGAAGAATACTATGATGTAATAAGGAGATTTTCAAAAGATATAATAGGATATATTAAAGAAGCCGTAGGGGTATATGTAGAAAACCGTATGGAATACCAGAATAGAATTAATCCTAAAAATTTAAAAAAGAAGGAAGAGTATTATTTAGAGATATTAATTTTAGGTGTACTTTGGAAAGAATACATTAATAACGCTATAAAATCTAGGTTACTATCCAAAACAATATTGACTAGGACTGTTTATTTAAGGGTAAAAGGAAAAAGGATGAAAAAAGTAAGAATAAAGATAAAAGGCTTTTTCTCTACCATTATTTCAAAGAACAGTAAGAGTGTAAGAAAAGATGTGTCTAGGTCTTTAAATAATCTAAATAAACTAATTCTGTGGTTAAAAGCAACTGGAGAATTTATATATGAAGTTAAGTGTCTACAAGAATGGAGTGATTATTTAAAAACAAAAGATAAAGAAGAGATTTACGAAGTTTTGACTACGAGTATAAACATTGCAAGTGAATTTGAGGAAAAGAGCAAAATCACATTAGGCGTTTATACAAAGGAGGTAGGAAACTTTCTAAGGGAAACTTATCCTACGCATACCTGGAAAGAGGATGTTATATATTGTGGAAAGAGAGAAGTTCAATATCATTTAAATATGGTTGGAGCAGAAATACTCAATAGAATATATAGAGAGGATTTTCTAAAGACCGATGAGAAGAGAATTCTTTTACCAGGCTGCATGAGAAACAATTTAGAAGAAGAGTGCAGGGGAATAAGAACAGAAAACGGGTATGTATGCATTAATTGTAAAAATGATTGTGCTGTGAGCAAGCTATCATTAATGGGTAAAAAATATGGAGTTAGGGTTTTCGTAATTCCACATGAATCACTTATATATGAAAACACACGTATTGAAGATAGAAGCATAGGTATTATTGGGGTGGCATGTGTACTTAATCTGATTTCGGGAGGAATGAAGGCGAAGAGTATAGGATTTATCCCCCAATGTGTAATTCTTAACTATTGCGGATGTAAAAATCATTGGGATGAAGAAGGAATAATCACTAACTTAGATATTAATAAGCTATTTAAGATATTGGCAATAAGTGATACCTCTTCGGAAATTAATATAAAGTAA
- the ribA gene encoding GTP cyclohydrolase II, with protein MFAKIQDAIKDIKEGKLVIVVDDDNKDNTGVLVASAEKITKEALNFMIKNGGGLVSVALTEERLEELNLPEIAEKTLEKGKGDYTLSVDYEEAKNGVDVQDRVLTIKKLIEPGIDRKNFRVPGHVFPIRTLKGGVLKRAARGEAIVDLATLAELNPSGVVCEVLNNEGSLAKLSELADLSISNNFSIISIEDLIAYRRESECYVVREAEAGLPTAYGNFKMVGFVNKLNGEHHVALVKGDINEEDEVLVRVHSECLTGDAFHSLKCDCGEQLAAALAAIEKEGKGVLLYLRQEGRGIGLINKIKAYKLQEEGMDTEEANIALGFPADMRDYGIGAQILSELKVRKIRLMTNNPKKIVGLKGHGINIVERVPLVMETNLHNERYFKTKKEKMGHLY; from the coding sequence ATGTTTGCTAAGATTCAAGATGCAATAAAAGATATTAAAGAAGGTAAGCTAGTTATAGTAGTAGATGATGATAATAAGGATAATACAGGGGTTTTAGTAGCTTCAGCAGAAAAGATTACAAAAGAAGCTTTGAACTTTATGATAAAAAATGGAGGAGGGCTTGTTTCTGTTGCGTTGACAGAAGAAAGACTTGAAGAACTTAACTTGCCAGAAATAGCGGAAAAGACGCTTGAAAAGGGCAAAGGGGATTATACTTTATCTGTAGATTATGAAGAAGCAAAAAATGGAGTAGATGTTCAAGATAGAGTACTAACAATTAAAAAATTAATAGAACCAGGTATTGATAGAAAGAATTTTAGGGTTCCTGGACATGTATTTCCAATTAGGACCTTAAAAGGAGGAGTGCTTAAAAGAGCAGCAAGAGGTGAAGCTATAGTTGACTTAGCTACATTAGCTGAATTGAATCCTTCAGGAGTAGTATGTGAAGTGTTAAATAATGAAGGCTCTTTAGCAAAATTATCTGAATTAGCTGATTTATCCATAAGTAATAATTTTAGTATAATCTCTATTGAGGATTTAATTGCATATAGAAGAGAGAGCGAGTGCTATGTTGTTAGAGAAGCAGAGGCTGGATTACCTACAGCATATGGGAATTTTAAGATGGTTGGATTCGTCAATAAGTTAAATGGAGAACATCATGTAGCGTTAGTTAAAGGTGATATTAATGAAGAGGATGAAGTTTTGGTAAGGGTACACTCAGAATGCTTAACAGGCGATGCCTTTCATTCTTTAAAATGTGATTGTGGAGAACAATTGGCAGCAGCATTAGCAGCAATTGAAAAAGAAGGAAAAGGAGTACTTTTATATTTAAGACAAGAAGGAAGAGGAATTGGTTTAATTAACAAGATTAAAGCTTATAAACTTCAAGAAGAGGGGATGGATACTGAGGAAGCTAACATAGCCTTAGGATTCCCAGCTGATATGAGAGATTATGGAATAGGTGCACAGATTTTAAGTGAATTAAAAGTAAGGAAAATAAGATTAATGACTAATAATCCTAAAAAGATTGTTGGACTTAAAGGTCATGGAATTAATATTGTAGAGAGAGTTCCATTAGTAATGGAGACAAATCTTCATAATGAAAGATATTTTAAAACTAAAAAAGAAAAAATGGGACATTTATATTAA
- the ribD gene encoding bifunctional diaminohydroxyphosphoribosylaminopyrimidine deaminase/5-amino-6-(5-phosphoribosylamino)uracil reductase RibD, with translation MKEFYMKRAIELAEKAVGFVNPDPLVGAVLVKDNRVIGEGYHKEYGSPSAIEEILSTTKEEIDGAELYINLEPEFDIIVSSGIKKLYIGMLNPDKTKSNIEKFISSGIEVNVGMLKEECEELNEIYKHYTLFKTPFVFTKWAMTLDGKLATKTGDSKWISGEESLRFVHHLRQRVAAIMVGENTVRQDNPMLTTRLEGVQISNPLRVILSKYGDISPEANVLKVDRDTKTVIISSINIPEDKEKFLVNKGVQLIKIKEKNNRIEFTDIVKALGEMKIDSLYIEGGSSVLASAFESGVVNKVYAAIAPKIIGGKDAITPVGGVGIERMKDAIVLRNVKHEIVGNDVIFKGYI, from the coding sequence ATGAAAGAATTCTATATGAAGAGAGCTATTGAACTTGCAGAAAAAGCTGTAGGTTTTGTAAATCCAGATCCATTAGTTGGAGCAGTATTAGTAAAAGATAATAGAGTCATAGGTGAAGGGTATCACAAAGAGTATGGATCTCCATCTGCAATAGAAGAAATATTATCTACCACAAAGGAAGAAATAGATGGAGCAGAATTATATATAAACCTTGAACCGGAGTTTGATATAATAGTTAGTAGTGGAATAAAAAAATTATATATTGGAATGTTAAATCCAGATAAAACTAAAAGTAATATAGAAAAGTTTATATCAAGTGGCATTGAGGTTAATGTCGGCATGCTAAAGGAAGAATGTGAAGAGCTAAATGAAATCTATAAGCATTATACATTGTTTAAAACTCCTTTTGTATTTACAAAGTGGGCAATGACTTTGGATGGAAAGTTAGCAACTAAAACTGGAGATTCTAAATGGATAAGTGGAGAAGAAAGCTTGAGATTTGTCCATCATTTAAGGCAAAGAGTAGCGGCAATTATGGTAGGAGAAAATACTGTAAGGCAGGACAATCCTATGCTTACTACAAGATTAGAAGGTGTTCAAATATCTAATCCTTTAAGAGTAATATTATCTAAGTATGGTGATATATCGCCTGAAGCAAATGTCTTAAAGGTAGATAGAGATACTAAAACAGTAATTATTTCTTCGATTAATATTCCAGAAGATAAAGAAAAGTTTTTAGTTAATAAAGGAGTACAGTTAATTAAGATAAAAGAAAAAAATAATAGAATAGAGTTTACGGATATAGTTAAAGCTTTAGGAGAAATGAAAATTGATTCTCTCTATATTGAGGGTGGAAGTTCAGTACTGGCATCAGCCTTTGAAAGTGGAGTTGTAAACAAGGTATATGCAGCAATTGCACCAAAGATTATTGGTGGTAAAGATGCAATAACTCCTGTTGGAGGAGTTGGAATTGAAAGAATGAAAGATGCTATTGTACTAAGAAATGTTAAACATGAGATTGTAGGAAATGATGTTATTTTTAAAGGATATATTTAG
- the abc-f gene encoding ribosomal protection-like ABC-F family protein — translation MIEIALKELVKYYGANLVLESVSFEVHKGERIGLVGRNGSGKSTILEIISGHEEIDGGTLSIRKGAKVGYLKQIPNYPEEYTGRDALNTAFIEINKLETDITDLEEKMSNSSEKELEKVFKQYSEVQQKYETLGGYDKEEKLNKVSQGLKLSDDMLNKPFSILSGGEKTTVMLGKILLENPDILLLDEPTNHLDMESLEWLEGYIKQYSGTIIIVSHDRYFLDKVATSIVELEDNKSTAYQGNYSAYVKKKDEDLLLQYQAYSDQQKKIDQMEKSIKNLRDWAIRGDNGKFFRRAASMQKRLDKIDKVHKPNLNRKNIKLNLMLEERSGEEVIKVREARKTFGDKELFINGEFNVSYGEKVALIGANGCGKSTFLKILLGYEDIDSGIIKLGESVRATYLPQNIEFNNDNATILECFREDIQILEGKAREYLARFMFFGESVYKKVGSLSGGEKTRLMLSKLLFKDVNLLILDEPTNHLDIDSIETLEEALEDFQGTIFFISHDRYFINKIGSRIVELNDKKFISYEGNFDYYKIKKDENSIKVGQELIKKEESIKKPYRTKESTPSKRQIEELENNINEIEKEITDVDTRMSSLGSDYEELNKYLSIKEDLQEKLDTLLEKWVAINE, via the coding sequence ATGATAGAAATAGCTTTAAAAGAATTAGTTAAGTATTACGGAGCCAACTTAGTTTTGGAGTCAGTAAGCTTTGAGGTACACAAGGGAGAAAGAATAGGATTAGTGGGGAGAAATGGAAGCGGGAAAAGCACCATATTAGAAATAATATCAGGTCATGAAGAAATTGATGGTGGAACCTTAAGTATTAGAAAAGGTGCAAAAGTAGGATACTTAAAGCAAATACCTAATTATCCAGAGGAATATACAGGAAGAGATGCGTTAAATACTGCATTTATAGAGATAAATAAGCTGGAAACAGATATAACTGATTTAGAAGAGAAAATGAGTAATTCCAGCGAAAAGGAATTAGAAAAGGTGTTTAAGCAGTATAGTGAAGTACAACAGAAATATGAGACCTTGGGCGGATATGATAAGGAAGAAAAACTAAATAAGGTTTCTCAGGGGCTTAAGCTAAGTGATGACATGTTAAATAAGCCATTTAGTATATTAAGTGGAGGAGAAAAAACCACGGTAATGTTAGGGAAGATACTACTAGAAAACCCTGATATACTGCTTTTAGATGAACCAACTAATCACTTAGATATGGAGTCATTAGAATGGCTTGAAGGGTATATAAAGCAATACAGCGGAACTATTATTATAGTATCCCATGATAGGTATTTTTTAGATAAGGTGGCTACTAGTATAGTGGAATTAGAAGATAATAAAAGCACTGCTTATCAAGGAAATTACTCTGCGTATGTAAAAAAGAAGGATGAAGATCTACTTTTGCAGTATCAAGCATATAGTGACCAGCAAAAAAAGATAGACCAAATGGAAAAGTCTATAAAGAATTTAAGAGATTGGGCTATCAGAGGAGATAATGGTAAGTTTTTTAGAAGAGCAGCTAGTATGCAAAAAAGATTAGATAAAATAGATAAAGTTCATAAACCTAATTTAAATAGAAAAAATATCAAGCTTAATCTGATGCTAGAAGAAAGATCAGGGGAAGAAGTAATTAAAGTTAGAGAAGCCCGCAAGACCTTTGGGGATAAGGAGCTATTTATTAATGGAGAGTTTAATGTTTCATATGGAGAAAAAGTTGCCTTAATTGGTGCAAATGGATGTGGGAAATCAACATTTTTAAAAATTTTATTAGGATATGAGGATATTGATAGCGGAATAATAAAATTAGGCGAAAGTGTAAGAGCAACTTATTTACCACAAAATATTGAATTTAATAATGATAATGCAACAATACTAGAGTGTTTTAGAGAAGATATTCAGATCTTGGAAGGGAAGGCAAGAGAATACCTAGCGAGATTCATGTTTTTTGGAGAGAGTGTTTATAAAAAGGTTGGAAGTTTATCCGGAGGAGAAAAAACTAGATTGATGTTAAGCAAACTTCTATTTAAGGATGTTAATTTATTGATATTAGATGAACCTACGAATCATTTAGACATTGATTCTATAGAAACCTTAGAAGAGGCACTAGAAGATTTTCAGGGGACTATATTTTTTATATCCCATGATAGATACTTTATAAATAAAATTGGTAGTAGGATTGTTGAGCTTAATGACAAGAAGTTTATTAGTTATGAAGGAAATTTTGATTACTACAAGATAAAGAAAGATGAAAATTCAATAAAAGTAGGTCAAGAACTTATTAAGAAAGAAGAATCCATAAAGAAGCCTTATAGAACAAAAGAGAGCACCCCAAGTAAGAGGCAAATAGAAGAGTTGGAGAATAATATAAATGAAATTGAGAAGGAAATAACAGATGTAGATACTAGAATGAGTTCTTTAGGAAGTGATTATGAAGAGCTTAATAAATATCTTTCCATAAAGGAAGACTTACAAGAAAAGTTAGATACGCTTCTAGAGAAGTGGGTAGCGATAAATGAATAA
- a CDS encoding fatty acid desaturase family protein — protein sequence MNNLHNISWYASKIIPELPKKVFKTVPTRLLGGLAYAVVIITGILLIVLTKMNLISNFMISIILGFSFAAMGFLGHEILHGSVVKTVWLKNFLGAIAFFPLSVGPKLWVKWHNMNHHAYTQNEEKDPDAWMSLEKYLKRPFIILIYKIPLQLRSLFSFISLSITFTIHSTRMFVEYIIDIKEKGKLTLWVQFIVPWTVWIGLLFYVGVTKWTFIYLLPAMIGNFIVMAYISTNHRLNPLVDINDPLINSLSVRVPKWIDILHFNFSYHTEHHLFPRMNPKYYPLIKQHILKHWPERYNEMSLSSALISLWKTPRIYYKEVNLIDPEKGKIYNTLYKDLK from the coding sequence ATGAATAATCTTCATAATATAAGTTGGTATGCAAGTAAAATAATTCCTGAGTTACCTAAGAAGGTATTTAAAACTGTTCCCACTAGACTATTGGGAGGGCTTGCGTATGCTGTAGTTATAATAACAGGAATATTACTTATAGTTTTAACAAAGATGAATTTAATCAGTAACTTTATGATATCAATTATACTAGGATTTAGCTTTGCAGCAATGGGATTTTTAGGACATGAAATTCTTCATGGGTCAGTAGTTAAAACTGTTTGGCTTAAAAATTTCTTGGGTGCTATTGCTTTTTTCCCTCTTAGTGTTGGGCCGAAACTTTGGGTAAAGTGGCATAATATGAATCATCATGCCTATACTCAAAACGAAGAAAAGGATCCAGATGCGTGGATGAGTTTAGAGAAGTATTTAAAAAGACCATTTATAATATTAATATATAAAATTCCTTTACAATTAAGGTCTCTTTTTAGCTTTATATCATTAAGCATTACTTTTACAATTCATTCAACAAGAATGTTTGTGGAATATATTATAGATATAAAAGAAAAAGGGAAATTGACACTTTGGGTACAATTCATAGTACCTTGGACAGTCTGGATAGGATTATTATTTTATGTAGGAGTAACTAAGTGGACATTTATTTATCTATTACCGGCGATGATAGGAAACTTTATAGTAATGGCATATATATCAACAAATCATAGATTAAATCCTCTAGTAGATATAAATGACCCTTTGATTAATAGCTTATCAGTAAGGGTTCCTAAATGGATTGATATTTTACACTTTAACTTTTCATATCATACAGAGCATCACTTATTTCCTAGAATGAATCCTAAGTACTACCCATTAATTAAACAACATATACTTAAACATTGGCCAGAGAGATATAATGAAATGAGTTTATCTTCAGCATTAATTTCATTATGGAAAACTCCTAGGATATATTATAAAGAGGTTAATCTTATAGATCCAGAGAAGGGGAAAATATACAACACTCTATATAAAGATTTAAAATAA
- a CDS encoding ABC transporter permease, with amino-acid sequence MRFLIILKSNLKRMLKNKRNLAVSFLIPLTLTLALGYAFNKFSSSDNQSIIVNNDKGSYGSEFIKEYSKSNSIKEYSKEEGIEKLKKKQISVYYEIPENFTEEISKGEKPQIQAVKLESGGQSNFEFNANSIVTKMLLRENFEKSGQKVSLEDLSYNKSNIEVTGKNAKTTGDIVMLNMIISFVLFGAIGITIELLGLKKQNILSRSFTTSNTSKTIIGGVLVAMFVLATIGYGIVYLANLTINSLGDPSEAPVILINIAALSLVSLSLGVFVSRIIKNESMLQAVLQIVISVTCFIGGSFMPIEYLPKSITVFSKFTPQYWALQSINTGNAWLSIVVILFAVVLFTAGTFKVKNFVE; translated from the coding sequence ATGAGATTCTTAATAATACTAAAAAGCAACCTAAAAAGAATGTTAAAAAATAAAAGAAATCTTGCTGTAAGCTTTTTAATACCGCTAACTTTGACTTTAGCACTAGGTTATGCTTTTAATAAATTTTCAAGTAGTGATAATCAAAGTATTATAGTAAATAATGACAAGGGAAGCTATGGAAGTGAGTTTATAAAGGAGTATAGTAAGAGTAATTCGATTAAAGAATATTCTAAAGAAGAAGGAATTGAAAAACTAAAGAAAAAACAAATCTCAGTATACTATGAAATTCCAGAGAATTTTACTGAGGAGATATCTAAGGGAGAAAAGCCACAAATTCAAGCTGTAAAGTTAGAAAGTGGTGGACAAAGTAATTTTGAGTTTAATGCTAATTCAATAGTTACAAAAATGCTTTTGAGAGAAAATTTTGAAAAGAGTGGACAAAAAGTTTCCTTAGAAGATTTAAGTTATAATAAATCTAATATAGAAGTTACTGGTAAAAATGCAAAAACAACTGGGGACATAGTAATGCTAAATATGATAATAAGCTTTGTACTGTTTGGAGCTATAGGAATAACAATAGAACTTTTAGGACTTAAGAAACAGAATATTTTATCAAGAAGCTTTACTACCTCAAATACCTCAAAAACCATAATTGGCGGAGTTTTAGTGGCAATGTTTGTTTTAGCCACAATAGGATATGGGATTGTATATCTAGCAAACTTAACTATAAACTCATTAGGAGATCCTTCTGAAGCACCAGTTATATTAATTAATATAGCAGCATTATCATTAGTATCCTTAAGTCTTGGTGTATTTGTATCAAGAATAATTAAGAATGAGAGTATGTTACAAGCAGTATTACAAATAGTTATTTCGGTTACTTGCTTTATTGGAGGAAGCTTCATGCCAATCGAATATTTGCCTAAAAGTATAACTGTTTTTTCAAAATTCACACCACAATATTGGGCATTACAATCTATAAATACAGGTAATGCGTGGTTATCAATAGTAGTAATCTTATTCGCAGTAGTTTTGTTTACAGCAGGTACCTTTAAAGTTAAGAATTTTGTAGAATAA
- a CDS encoding ABC transporter permease: MKLFPHIKRNLLSYINTNKMTIIIAFFLFPMVMAYIYGIMEEDMFTGKSAFEPIKVEINYDKGSNEGEVLTSILKNKEVKDFINSDATDDFKCKVTISKDFNDVNIQKLKGSDSDTEMIKTFMKEFSESINQYKIIQTNVDKLNLSPMDKNQVTSKIITSLQKNSNTPAVKEKIVEGYRTLGSREYYTISLFSFTSIMLISLLIKGFYNERKKGILKRVFSTPNSKLDYFYGYVSFTAIMAFVINILYVTINRFLGTAFTGNYLCLLMIIFLQSILEATVIGAIIALVKSDKVANGVMTILIFLPMIFGGVFYSADIMEVKVLQVLSNFAPNSLILNAYKGLSITGSYSGALTQIVVMIGLSVCLLAISTIKVKTSWED, encoded by the coding sequence ATGAAATTATTTCCTCATATAAAAAGAAACTTATTATCCTACATTAATACAAATAAAATGACAATTATTATAGCTTTCTTCCTTTTCCCTATGGTAATGGCATATATTTATGGAATCATGGAAGAGGATATGTTTACTGGAAAAAGTGCTTTTGAGCCTATAAAGGTTGAAATTAATTATGATAAAGGGAGTAATGAAGGAGAAGTATTAACGTCTATTCTAAAAAATAAAGAAGTAAAGGACTTTATTAATAGTGATGCCACTGATGATTTTAAGTGTAAAGTAACAATCAGTAAGGATTTCAATGATGTAAATATACAAAAGTTAAAAGGCTCAGATAGTGATACTGAAATGATAAAAACCTTTATGAAAGAATTTAGTGAAAGTATAAATCAGTATAAAATAATTCAAACAAACGTTGATAAACTTAATTTGTCACCTATGGATAAAAATCAAGTGACAAGCAAGATCATTACGAGCTTACAAAAGAACTCTAATACACCAGCTGTAAAAGAAAAGATAGTAGAAGGCTATAGAACTCTAGGTTCAAGAGAATATTATACAATATCATTATTTAGCTTCACTTCAATTATGCTTATTAGTTTATTAATTAAGGGATTCTATAATGAAAGAAAAAAGGGAATATTGAAAAGAGTATTTTCCACACCGAATAGCAAATTAGATTACTTCTATGGATATGTAAGCTTTACAGCAATTATGGCATTTGTTATTAATATACTTTATGTAACTATAAATAGATTTTTAGGAACAGCATTTACAGGAAATTACCTATGCTTGCTAATGATAATATTCCTTCAAAGCATCCTTGAGGCTACTGTAATAGGAGCAATAATAGCATTAGTTAAAAGTGATAAAGTTGCAAATGGAGTAATGACTATATTGATTTTCTTACCAATGATATTTGGTGGAGTATTCTATAGCGCTGACATTATGGAGGTTAAAGTTCTTCAAGTACTTTCTAACTTTGCACCTAATTCACTTATATTAAATGCATATAAAGGACTATCTATAACTGGAAGCTATAGTGGAGCATTAACTCAAATAGTAGTAATGATCGGGTTATCAGTATGTTTATTAGCAATCAGTACAATTAAAGTTAAAACTAGCTGGGAGGATTAG
- a CDS encoding ABC transporter ATP-binding protein, protein MKAIEVKNLTKRFNDKLVLDNVSFEIRKGEIFGLLGPNGAGKSTLINLIVGLIQMDKGEVTVGEYDIKRDPLKAKQKIGLVPQEIALFESLTAKENLEYWGGLYGLKGSLLKERINEALELAALKEHLKKPVKKYSGGMKRRLNIVAAMMHHPEILIMDEPTVGVDPQSRNHIFDVVKKMNKENNTTVIYTSHYMEEVEILCDNIMILDLGKELAYGSKDELKRMVVSDKVIKIRADGEIQDLMFDIRKLNSVKGVDINDMEIKIVAKDNISLNELFDVISKHKVMVRNIGIEEPNLEEVFLTLTGKNLRDKEE, encoded by the coding sequence ATGAAAGCTATAGAAGTGAAAAATTTGACTAAAAGATTTAATGATAAATTAGTTCTTGATAATGTATCTTTTGAAATAAGAAAAGGTGAGATTTTTGGGTTGTTAGGTCCAAATGGTGCAGGAAAATCTACACTTATAAACTTAATTGTAGGACTTATACAAATGGACAAAGGTGAGGTTACTGTAGGAGAGTATGATATCAAAAGAGATCCTTTAAAGGCTAAGCAAAAAATTGGGTTAGTACCTCAAGAGATAGCTCTTTTTGAGAGCTTAACTGCAAAAGAAAATCTTGAATACTGGGGCGGACTATATGGATTAAAAGGAAGCTTATTAAAAGAAAGAATAAATGAAGCATTAGAGTTAGCTGCATTAAAAGAACATTTGAAAAAACCAGTTAAAAAATATTCTGGTGGAATGAAAAGAAGATTAAATATAGTAGCAGCTATGATGCATCATCCAGAAATATTGATAATGGATGAGCCTACTGTAGGGGTTGATCCTCAATCCAGAAATCATATTTTTGATGTGGTTAAGAAGATGAATAAAGAGAATAACACTACCGTAATTTATACATCTCACTACATGGAGGAAGTTGAAATATTATGTGACAATATAATGATTCTTGATTTAGGAAAGGAATTGGCTTATGGAAGTAAGGATGAGTTAAAGAGAATGGTAGTAAGTGATAAGGTTATAAAGATTAGAGCAGATGGAGAAATACAAGATTTAATGTTTGATATAAGAAAACTAAACTCTGTAAAGGGAGTAGATATAAATGATATGGAAATTAAGATTGTAGCTAAGGATAATATTAGTTTAAATGAACTTTTTGATGTTATTTCAAAGCACAAAGTTATGGTAAGAAATATTGGCATAGAAGAACCTAATTTAGAAGAAGTATTTTTAACCCTAACAGGTAAAAATTTACGAGATAAGGAGGAATAG
- a CDS encoding response regulator transcription factor, with protein MNKIKIIIVDDEKLIREGLKIILSTYEDIEVVTLCENGKEAFEFCRDNDVDVVLMDIRMEVCDGVLGTKLIKEVCDKTKILMLTTFKDSEYIEEALKNGASGYLLKDSSYDLIYGGIKAVYGGNVVVHPDIVSKLVVKEEKIEGEKNIDELKKTTCLTDREIQIIVEIAKGLSNKEIGEVMYLTEGTIKNNITTILSKLSLRDRTQIAIFAFKNNLV; from the coding sequence ATGAATAAGATAAAAATAATAATTGTAGATGATGAAAAATTAATAAGGGAAGGTTTAAAAATAATACTTTCAACCTATGAAGATATAGAAGTAGTCACTTTATGTGAAAATGGAAAAGAAGCCTTTGAATTTTGCAGAGATAATGATGTAGATGTAGTATTAATGGATATAAGAATGGAAGTATGTGATGGAGTGCTAGGAACTAAGCTAATAAAAGAAGTATGTGATAAGACAAAGATACTTATGCTAACAACTTTTAAAGATAGCGAATATATAGAGGAAGCTCTTAAGAATGGAGCATCTGGTTATTTGCTTAAGGATAGTTCGTATGATCTTATATATGGTGGAATTAAAGCTGTATATGGAGGCAATGTAGTAGTTCACCCAGATATTGTTTCAAAGCTTGTAGTTAAAGAGGAAAAAATAGAAGGTGAAAAGAACATAGATGAGTTAAAGAAGACTACCTGTCTTACAGATAGAGAGATTCAAATAATTGTAGAGATAGCCAAAGGATTATCTAATAAAGAAATTGGAGAAGTCATGTATTTAACTGAAGGAACTATTAAAAATAATATTACTACCATACTATCAAAATTATCCTTGAGAGATAGGACACAAATAGCTATATTTGCATTTAAAAATAATCTTGTCTAG